One genomic window of Aquisalimonas sp. 2447 includes the following:
- the gap gene encoding type I glyceraldehyde-3-phosphate dehydrogenase yields the protein MSYRVAINGFGRIGRNALRALYEQERRDDLEIVAINDLGDASTNAHLLRRDTVHGPFPGTVAVDGDALLVEEDRIRVCAERDPARLPWAELQVDAVLECTGLFTSRAGAGAHLEAGAGRVVISAPGGSDVDATIVYGVNDGVLTSGHRVISNASCTTNSLAPLVKPLHEAMGVEHGLMTAIHSYTNDQVLSDVYHKDLRRARSATQSMIPTQTGAAAAVGLVLPELAGRLDGFAVRVPTINVSLVDFTFTPSRATDAGEVDAVIRAAADGPLAGVLKVCDEPLVSSDFNHDPASSTYDPSLTRVTEGGRQIKVCAWYDNEWGFSSRMLDTTLALLRAA from the coding sequence ATGAGTTACAGAGTTGCCATCAACGGCTTCGGCCGGATCGGCCGCAATGCCCTGCGCGCCCTGTACGAGCAGGAACGGCGGGACGACCTCGAGATCGTCGCGATCAACGATCTGGGCGATGCCTCCACCAACGCCCACCTGCTGCGCCGGGATACGGTGCATGGGCCTTTCCCCGGCACCGTGGCGGTGGATGGTGACGCCCTGCTGGTGGAGGAGGACCGAATTCGGGTCTGCGCGGAGCGGGACCCGGCGAGGCTACCCTGGGCGGAGCTGCAGGTGGACGCCGTGCTGGAGTGCACGGGGCTGTTCACGAGCCGTGCCGGTGCCGGAGCCCACCTGGAAGCCGGCGCCGGCCGGGTGGTGATTTCCGCCCCCGGTGGCAGCGACGTGGATGCCACCATCGTCTACGGGGTCAACGACGGTGTGCTCACGTCCGGGCACCGGGTCATCTCCAACGCCTCGTGCACCACCAACAGTCTGGCGCCGCTGGTCAAACCCCTTCACGAGGCCATGGGCGTGGAGCACGGCCTGATGACCGCCATCCATTCCTACACCAATGACCAGGTCCTGAGCGATGTCTACCATAAGGACCTGCGCCGGGCCCGGTCAGCGACCCAGTCCATGATTCCCACCCAGACCGGCGCGGCGGCGGCGGTGGGCCTGGTCCTGCCGGAGCTCGCCGGGCGCCTGGACGGCTTCGCCGTGCGCGTACCCACCATCAACGTGTCGCTGGTGGACTTCACCTTTACGCCCTCCCGTGCGACGGACGCCGGAGAGGTGGACGCAGTCATTCGCGCCGCCGCCGACGGCCCGCTGGCCGGAGTACTCAAGGTCTGCGACGAGCCGCTGGTGTCGTCGGATTTCAACCACGACCCGGCATCCTCGACCTATGACCCCTCCCTCACCCGGGTGACCGAGGGCGGTCGTCAGATCAAGGTCTGCGCCTGGTACGACAACGAATGGGGGTTCTCGAGCCGCATGCTCGACACAACCCTCGCCCTGCTCCGGGCGGCCTGA
- a CDS encoding class I SAM-dependent methyltransferase, with protein MTEQCYLAPMSGDTDTQARELAQRWSLPLAGPGQPDGLRLWVGDGAVQLGDSRAGSPGPIRVDFLEPAFLRRLTTAGPTREGLVRAVGARRGARPDVLDATAGLGQDAAILAAAGCRVTLVERSPVVAALLEDGLQRAGRDPRTAEIRGRMQLVAADSATYLRGLPAHQRPDIVYLDPMYAARRGGGRSGKSMQHLQALLGHGETTATLLDAALSAARQRVVVKRQRRAAALAEPDPDFSVPGASTRFDVYLVPGAGSR; from the coding sequence ATGACCGAACAGTGTTACCTGGCCCCGATGAGCGGGGACACGGACACGCAGGCCCGGGAACTGGCACAGCGCTGGTCGCTGCCACTGGCCGGCCCCGGTCAGCCCGACGGACTCCGGCTGTGGGTGGGCGATGGGGCGGTGCAACTAGGCGACTCCCGGGCCGGGTCCCCGGGGCCGATCCGCGTGGACTTCCTGGAGCCCGCCTTCCTGCGGCGGCTGACCACGGCGGGCCCGACCCGGGAAGGCCTGGTGCGTGCCGTGGGTGCCCGCCGCGGGGCACGACCGGACGTCCTGGACGCCACCGCAGGACTCGGGCAGGACGCGGCGATTCTGGCCGCAGCCGGATGCCGGGTGACGCTGGTGGAGCGTTCACCGGTGGTCGCCGCCCTGCTGGAGGACGGGCTTCAGCGCGCCGGCCGCGACCCGCGCACCGCGGAGATCCGCGGACGCATGCAGCTGGTGGCCGCCGACAGTGCCACCTATCTACGCGGGTTGCCCGCACACCAGCGACCGGACATCGTCTATCTCGACCCCATGTATGCGGCCAGGCGCGGCGGGGGACGTTCGGGGAAATCCATGCAGCACCTGCAGGCGCTGCTGGGACACGGCGAGACCACGGCGACACTGCTCGACGCCGCGCTGAGCGCCGCCCGGCAACGGGTTGTCGTCAAACGTCAGCGGCGGGCGGCAGCGCTGGCGGAACCGGATCCGGACTTCTCCGTGCCGGGAGCCAGCACCCGCTTTGATGTTTACCTGGTCCCGGGCGCCGGTTCCCGGTAA